In Porphyromonas cangingivalis, a genomic segment contains:
- a CDS encoding diaminopimelate dehydrogenase: MQKIRIAVVGLGNIGRYAIEAIEASQDCELVGIVRRSVTELPPQYQKYTQVTDISELGKVDVAIISQPTRAVPEVASSILAKGINTVDSFDIHGEIVSLRRNLDAVAKANGTKAILAAGWDPGSDSVIRTLMQAMVPQGITYTDFGPGMSMGHSVAARAIEGVADALSMTIPVGTSIHRRMVYVQLKEGYTLEDVSARLKADDYFSHDETHVIQVNSINDLKDVGHGVNMSRKGVSGKTHNQLLHFDMKINNPALTAQILVACARATMRQMPGAYTLPEVPPIDLLPGEREEWIGKLV; encoded by the coding sequence ATTCAAAAGATACGGATAGCCGTTGTTGGGCTTGGTAATATCGGGCGTTATGCCATCGAAGCCATCGAAGCCTCACAAGACTGTGAGCTCGTTGGGATCGTAAGACGATCGGTTACAGAACTTCCCCCACAATATCAAAAGTACACACAAGTCACAGACATATCCGAATTGGGTAAAGTTGATGTAGCCATCATATCTCAGCCCACACGAGCTGTACCCGAAGTTGCTTCAAGCATCCTTGCCAAAGGTATAAACACAGTCGACAGTTTTGACATTCACGGTGAAATCGTATCTCTACGTCGCAATTTGGATGCAGTTGCCAAAGCCAATGGGACAAAAGCGATACTTGCCGCAGGTTGGGATCCCGGTAGTGACTCGGTCATAAGGACACTTATGCAGGCTATGGTACCTCAAGGGATCACTTACACCGACTTCGGACCTGGTATGAGTATGGGGCACAGCGTTGCTGCCAGAGCCATCGAAGGCGTGGCAGACGCTCTATCTATGACCATACCTGTAGGGACATCCATCCATCGCCGTATGGTCTATGTACAGCTCAAAGAAGGCTATACACTTGAGGATGTATCCGCACGCCTCAAGGCCGATGACTATTTCTCTCATGACGAGACACACGTCATCCAAGTCAACTCCATCAATGATCTGAAAGATGTGGGGCATGGCGTCAATATGAGTAGAAAAGGAGTTAGTGGAAAGACCCACAACCAGCTCCTGCACTTTGATATGAAGATCAATAATCCGGCCCTCACAGCTCAAATTCTTGTAGCTTGTGCACGTGCAACAATGCGTCAGATGCCAGGTGCTTATACCCTCCCCGAAGTTCCCCCAATAGATCTTCTACCAGGAGAAAGAGAAGAGTGGATCGGCAAACTTGTCTGA
- the tgt gene encoding tRNA guanosine(34) transglycosylase Tgt produces the protein MKFDIEATDSRSSARAGVLHTDHGDIHTPIFMPVGTVGSVKAVHMHEVKDDIGAEIILGNTYHLYLRPGVDVLKSAGGLHRFNSWNRPILTDSGGFQVFSLTHRRKMSEEGVVFRSHIDGSKHLFSPERVMDIERAIGADIMMAFDECTPGDADYRYAKESLALTERWLDRCFKRFNETEPLYGHSQSLFPIVQGCVYPDLRRQAAEKVAEYGADGNAIGGLSVGEPTEAMYDMIEVVNEVLPKDKPRYLMGVGTPANILEGIERGVDMFDCIMPTRNGRNGQLFTWQGTMNMRNAKWANDHSPLDPQGTSFVDHTYSRAYVRHLMVSQEILALQIASIHNLAFYLDLVRTARQHIIQGDFTQWKASVLPALSQRL, from the coding sequence ATGAAATTTGATATAGAAGCAACAGATAGCCGCTCGTCGGCACGTGCCGGGGTCTTGCATACAGATCACGGAGATATACATACCCCTATATTCATGCCTGTGGGTACGGTAGGATCGGTCAAGGCTGTACATATGCATGAGGTTAAGGATGATATCGGTGCAGAGATTATTCTCGGCAATACGTATCATCTATATCTCAGGCCGGGTGTGGATGTCCTCAAGAGTGCAGGTGGTCTCCATCGTTTTAATAGTTGGAATCGTCCTATCCTTACAGATAGTGGCGGTTTTCAAGTTTTTTCGCTCACGCATAGGCGTAAGATGAGTGAAGAAGGGGTTGTTTTCAGGTCACATATTGATGGCTCGAAGCATCTCTTTTCGCCAGAGAGGGTCATGGATATCGAGCGTGCGATAGGGGCTGATATCATGATGGCTTTCGACGAGTGTACTCCGGGAGATGCAGATTATAGGTATGCCAAGGAGTCGCTTGCTCTTACCGAGCGTTGGTTGGATCGTTGTTTCAAGAGATTTAACGAGACCGAACCTTTATATGGGCACAGTCAGTCTCTCTTTCCTATCGTTCAGGGCTGTGTCTATCCAGACCTCAGGCGTCAAGCAGCAGAAAAGGTGGCAGAGTACGGTGCGGACGGTAATGCCATAGGGGGACTCTCTGTAGGTGAGCCCACTGAGGCCATGTACGATATGATAGAGGTCGTGAACGAAGTCCTCCCGAAAGATAAGCCTCGTTATCTCATGGGTGTGGGTACCCCGGCCAATATCTTGGAGGGGATCGAGCGTGGTGTGGATATGTTTGACTGCATCATGCCTACACGTAACGGTCGTAATGGCCAACTCTTTACTTGGCAGGGTACGATGAATATGCGCAATGCAAAGTGGGCTAACGACCACTCTCCCCTTGATCCCCAAGGGACTTCTTTTGTCGATCATACTTACAGCCGTGCTTACGTGAGACATCTCATGGTGTCGCAGGAGATATTGGCACTTCAGATTGCATCGATACACAACCTTGCATTCTATCTTGATCTTGTACGCACTGCACGTCAACACATTATACAGGGTGACTTCACTCAGTGGAAAGCCTCCGTCCTTCCTGCTTTGTCCCAACGCCTTTAG
- a CDS encoding LptF/LptG family permease: MKLKLTKMYEYLGIIRIDRYIISRFLGTFMFILMLIMAIIVVIDVQENLSDLLKPEVPLSEIIFSYYLALVPYFANLLAPLFIFITVIFFTSKLAARSEIIAIQAAGMSFTRLLKPYMISAAIISLVSFSFSSVILPKLNKTRIGFQYKYIKDKKVVVDDNLQVEVAPNVFAFFGSFDSRSNEGQNFSMERFEGRSLVSRLTADRIIYNGDNSWTIKDYRIRNFEGLYEHTEDGAELDTIMVLRPADLLISEGDNELLTTYQLHQYIESQKKRGLGNIKNFQVEYHRRFASMLAAFILTLIGVSLSARKVKGGMGFNIALGLALAFSYILLFTISSTYAISGAMSPFVAAWMPNALYVPIALFFYYRAKK; this comes from the coding sequence ATGAAATTGAAGCTGACTAAGATGTACGAATACTTGGGGATCATCCGTATCGACAGATATATCATCAGTCGATTTTTGGGAACGTTCATGTTCATCCTCATGCTGATTATGGCGATCATTGTCGTCATCGATGTACAGGAGAACCTATCCGATCTTCTGAAGCCCGAAGTGCCTTTGAGTGAGATTATTTTTAGCTATTACTTGGCATTGGTACCGTACTTTGCCAATCTTCTTGCACCTCTCTTCATCTTCATCACGGTCATCTTCTTTACTTCCAAACTTGCCGCTCGTTCGGAAATTATCGCCATACAAGCAGCAGGGATGAGTTTCACTCGTTTGTTGAAGCCTTATATGATTTCGGCAGCGATCATCAGTTTGGTTTCTTTTTCGTTCAGCAGTGTCATTCTGCCGAAACTCAACAAAACCCGAATAGGATTTCAGTACAAGTACATCAAGGACAAGAAGGTGGTCGTCGATGATAACCTTCAAGTGGAAGTGGCGCCGAATGTATTTGCTTTCTTCGGGTCGTTTGATTCGCGCTCGAATGAGGGACAAAACTTCTCCATGGAGCGGTTTGAAGGGCGTAGCCTTGTCTCTCGTCTCACTGCCGACAGGATCATCTACAATGGCGACAATAGTTGGACCATCAAGGACTATCGCATTCGAAACTTTGAGGGTTTGTACGAGCACACTGAAGATGGTGCTGAGTTGGACACAATTATGGTACTCAGACCTGCGGACTTGCTTATCTCTGAAGGGGATAATGAGCTCCTCACGACTTACCAATTACACCAATACATTGAGAGTCAAAAGAAGAGAGGTCTTGGCAATATCAAGAATTTTCAAGTCGAGTATCATAGACGGTTTGCATCGATGTTGGCAGCCTTCATCCTTACCCTCATCGGGGTATCTCTGTCTGCACGCAAGGTGAAGGGAGGGATGGGATTCAATATCGCTCTCGGTCTGGCTCTCGCCTTCTCGTACATCTTGCTGTTTACGATATCGAGTACCTATGCCATTAGTGGGGCTATGTCACCTTTTGTCGCGGCATGGATGCCGAATGCCCTTTATGTCCCCATAGCTTTATTCTTCTATTATAGAGCTAAGAAGTAA